The following are from one region of the Polaribacter marinaquae genome:
- a CDS encoding ATP-binding protein, whose product MLFNQVIGQDHIKNHLQVSAKNGRIPHAQLFVGKEGSGTLPMAIAYAQYLLCNFSDNVEACNIKCEKLQHPDLHFAFPVTTNNTVKKHAVSNLFLEDWRDFTKNHPYGSLFNWLQFIGVENKQGNIGVDEAEAVVKKLQLKSYEGGFKVMIIWMAEKMNIAASNKLLKLIEEPPNKTVFLLITESEEQIINTIKSRCQALHFPALSESDIANALIERENCSENEAAKIAHQAEGNYNKAVHLLHNDSSDMVFEEWFVAWIRTAFRAKGNAAVVQQLIEWSETIAKTGRETQKRFLEYCLQFFRQALLLNYKSDNLVFMETKTGFDLSKFAPFVHAGNILEIEKELNDAMYHIERNGNAKIILLDLSMKLTRFLHKKEETL is encoded by the coding sequence ATGCTTTTTAACCAAGTTATAGGTCAAGATCACATAAAAAACCATTTGCAAGTTTCTGCAAAAAATGGTAGAATACCACATGCTCAATTGTTTGTAGGAAAAGAAGGTAGCGGTACTTTACCAATGGCTATTGCCTATGCGCAATATTTATTATGTAATTTTTCTGATAATGTAGAAGCTTGTAATATTAAATGCGAAAAACTACAACACCCAGATTTACATTTTGCTTTTCCGGTAACCACAAATAACACTGTAAAAAAACATGCTGTTAGTAATTTATTTCTGGAAGATTGGCGAGATTTTACAAAAAATCATCCCTACGGAAGTCTCTTTAATTGGTTACAATTTATTGGTGTAGAAAATAAACAAGGTAATATTGGTGTTGATGAAGCAGAAGCTGTTGTAAAAAAATTACAGTTAAAATCTTACGAAGGTGGTTTTAAAGTGATGATTATTTGGATGGCAGAAAAAATGAATATTGCAGCATCAAATAAACTTTTAAAGTTAATAGAAGAGCCACCAAATAAAACTGTTTTTTTACTAATTACAGAAAGTGAAGAACAGATAATAAACACCATAAAATCTAGATGTCAGGCCTTGCATTTTCCTGCTTTAAGTGAAAGTGATATTGCAAATGCTTTGATTGAAAGAGAAAATTGCTCTGAAAATGAAGCCGCTAAAATAGCACATCAAGCAGAAGGAAATTATAATAAAGCTGTGCATCTATTACATAATGATTCTTCTGACATGGTATTCGAAGAATGGTTTGTTGCTTGGATTCGTACTGCATTTAGAGCCAAAGGAAACGCTGCGGTTGTACAGCAATTAATAGAATGGTCTGAAACTATTGCTAAAACAGGTAGAGAAACTCAAAAACGATTTTTAGAGTATTGTTTACAGTTTTTTAGACAAGCTTTGCTACTTAATTACAAAAGTGATAATTTGGTTTTTATGGAAACTAAAACAGGTTTTGATCTTTCTAAATTTGCCCCTTTTGTGCACGCCGGTAATATTTTAGAGATTGAAAAAGAACTAAATGATGCAATGTATCATATCGAAAGAAACGGAAATGCTAAAATCATTTTATTAGATCTTTCTATGAAATTAACAAGATTTCTTCATAAGAAGGAAGAAACTTTGTAA
- a CDS encoding tryptophan-rich sensory protein: protein MKKFLQITNGIAFVAMVFINYLSNTGAMNNTTIGSVSKNLNTLFTPAGYAFSIWGIIYLLLFGFVIYQGRSLFVNVKDNNFVDKIGFWFLISCLANMSWVFCWIYEFTGLSCICIFILLFSILKIVVNNKMEIWDAPLSIIFFLWWPFVIYAGWVTVASIANVSSYLVKINWSGFGISPVIWTIILIIIATTINLIVTWSRNLREFALVGAWALIAIGVANKNNTIEKIAFVAATILILSSTLHAYQNRATSPVNKLKNKFKS, encoded by the coding sequence ATGAAAAAGTTTTTACAAATAACAAATGGTATTGCCTTTGTAGCCATGGTGTTTATAAATTATTTATCAAATACAGGTGCCATGAATAACACTACAATAGGTAGTGTGTCTAAAAATTTAAACACTTTATTTACACCTGCTGGTTATGCTTTTTCTATTTGGGGAATTATATATTTGCTATTATTTGGTTTTGTAATCTATCAAGGTAGAAGTCTTTTTGTTAATGTAAAAGACAACAATTTTGTAGACAAAATAGGCTTCTGGTTTTTAATTTCTTGTTTAGCAAACATGTCTTGGGTTTTCTGTTGGATTTATGAGTTTACTGGTTTGTCTTGTATTTGCATTTTTATTTTGCTCTTTTCTATCTTAAAAATTGTTGTAAACAATAAAATGGAAATTTGGGATGCTCCTTTATCAATTATATTTTTTCTTTGGTGGCCTTTTGTAATATACGCTGGTTGGGTAACGGTTGCAAGTATTGCAAACGTATCATCGTATTTAGTGAAAATAAATTGGTCTGGTTTTGGAATTTCTCCTGTAATCTGGACGATTATTCTAATAATTATTGCGACAACAATTAACTTAATAGTTACATGGTCTAGAAACTTAAGAGAGTTTGCTTTAGTTGGTGCTTGGGCTTTAATAGCAATTGGGGTTGCCAATAAAAACAATACTATAGAAAAAATTGCTTTTGTAGCAGCAACTATATTAATTTTAAGCAGCACATTGCACGCATATCAAAATAGAGCAACTAGCCCTGTTAATAAACTTAAAAACAAGTTTAAATCTTAA
- a CDS encoding phosphoglycerate kinase, translating to MKTLKDFNFENKKAIIRVDFNVPLNDKFEVTDTTRIQAAKSTIIDILEQGGSCVLMSHLGRPKGFQEEFSLKHIVKSVVDIIGCNVKFVEDCIGDKVKEAVANLESGEILLLENLRFYEEEKKGDVAFAEKLSKFGDIYVNDAFGTAHRAHASTTIIAQFFEENKCFGNLLAREIESIDKVLNNSEKPVLAILGGAKVSSKITVIENILDKVDHLIIGGGMSFTFIKAQGGTVGDSICEDDKMDLALDILKQAKEKGVEVHIPVDVIAADDFNNAANTKVLDITQIPDGWQGLDAGPKSRENFDAVVNKCKTILWNGPLGVFEMETFSEGTIALGHSIDNATKNGAFSLVGGGDSVAAVKQFGFAEKVSYVSTGGGAMLEMLEGKTLPGIEAILK from the coding sequence ATGAAAACACTAAAAGATTTTAATTTCGAAAATAAAAAAGCAATTATTCGTGTAGATTTTAATGTTCCTTTAAATGATAAATTTGAAGTTACAGACACTACAAGAATTCAAGCAGCTAAATCTACAATTATAGATATTTTAGAACAAGGAGGAAGTTGTGTTTTAATGTCTCATTTAGGAAGGCCAAAAGGATTTCAAGAAGAATTTTCTTTAAAACATATTGTTAAATCTGTAGTAGATATTATAGGTTGTAATGTAAAGTTTGTAGAAGATTGTATTGGTGATAAAGTAAAAGAAGCAGTTGCAAACTTAGAATCTGGTGAAATTTTATTATTAGAAAATTTACGTTTTTACGAAGAAGAGAAAAAAGGAGATGTTGCTTTTGCAGAAAAACTATCTAAGTTTGGTGATATTTATGTAAATGATGCTTTTGGTACTGCACATAGAGCGCATGCATCAACAACAATTATTGCACAATTCTTTGAAGAAAATAAATGCTTCGGAAATTTATTAGCAAGAGAAATCGAAAGTATAGATAAAGTATTAAACAATTCAGAAAAACCTGTTTTGGCAATTTTAGGAGGCGCAAAAGTTTCATCTAAAATTACAGTAATAGAAAACATTTTAGACAAAGTAGATCACTTAATAATTGGTGGTGGTATGAGTTTTACATTTATCAAAGCACAAGGTGGCACAGTTGGTGACTCTATTTGTGAAGATGATAAAATGGATTTAGCTTTAGATATTTTAAAGCAAGCAAAAGAAAAAGGTGTAGAAGTACATATACCTGTAGATGTAATTGCTGCGGATGATTTTAATAACGCTGCAAATACTAAAGTTTTAGATATTACTCAAATTCCTGATGGTTGGCAAGGTTTAGATGCAGGACCAAAATCTAGAGAAAATTTTGATGCTGTTGTAAACAAATGTAAAACCATTTTATGGAACGGGCCGTTAGGTGTTTTTGAAATGGAAACATTTTCTGAAGGAACAATTGCCTTAGGACATTCTATTGATAATGCAACTAAAAACGGAGCTTTCTCTTTAGTAGGTGGAGGAGATTCTGTAGCTGCAGTTAAGCAATTTGGTTTTGCAGAAAAAGTAAGTTACGTGTCTACAGGTGGTGGCGCAATGCTAGAAATGTTAGAAGGAAAAACATTACCGGGTATAGAAGCTATTTTAAAATAA